A region from the Geobacter benzoatilyticus genome encodes:
- a CDS encoding DUF1788 domain-containing protein, with product MSADLEYRPIQERFQHLLTLICSERFLKRQGLGNEVPFFICPYKPEEAVEMGRIQKQLINRLNQGGVRILEINLYDTSIELLRRRGIWDQILEMETEVAKDEIKELLQGVLDPEAHLIPEIAARMQQTEFDVMFITGVGEVFPYIRSHNVLNNLQSTAKDQPTVMFFPGAYTHSLEHGASLDLFGRLHDDKYYRAFNIFHCDI from the coding sequence ATGAGCGCCGATTTGGAATACAGGCCGATTCAGGAACGATTTCAACATCTGCTGACGCTGATCTGCAGTGAAAGATTTTTGAAACGCCAAGGATTGGGCAACGAAGTTCCATTCTTCATCTGCCCTTACAAGCCTGAAGAAGCCGTTGAAATGGGACGTATTCAAAAACAACTCATAAACCGACTGAATCAGGGTGGCGTTCGGATCTTGGAAATTAATCTTTACGACACATCAATTGAGCTGCTCCGTCGCCGTGGCATCTGGGATCAGATTCTTGAAATGGAAACTGAAGTTGCAAAGGATGAGATAAAGGAGCTGCTCCAAGGGGTTCTCGATCCTGAAGCTCACCTCATACCTGAAATTGCTGCAAGAATGCAACAGACGGAATTCGATGTCATGTTCATCACTGGCGTCGGCGAGGTATTCCCGTATATCCGCTCCCACAATGTCCTTAATAACCTCCAAAGCACTGCCAAGGATCAACCGACCGTGATGTTTTTTCCAGGTGCGTATACCCATTCTCTGGAACACGGCGCTTCGCTTGACCTCTTTGGCAGATTGCACGACGACAAGTATTATCGGGCATTCAATATATTTCACTGCGATATCTGA
- a CDS encoding DUF1819 family protein, translating into MSFTAGGLFLRESVEIAELFLTQGDWKAVRYMALNQNLIQSRTASSSKRVCREICLRLEKLHEAELNVLIEGSLQEQQQILWVGICRRHRFIYEFASEIIREKYLQINLDLRPEDYDAFFNAKAEWHDELEQLTESTRNKLRQVVFRMLREADILTKANSINPVILSAQVARAVASHSPDDLKIFPLSDRDIRELLQ; encoded by the coding sequence ATGTCTTTTACTGCAGGCGGACTTTTCCTTCGGGAGTCCGTAGAAATTGCTGAGTTATTCCTCACACAGGGAGACTGGAAAGCAGTCAGGTACATGGCCCTGAATCAGAATCTTATTCAGTCACGCACAGCCAGCAGCTCTAAAAGGGTATGTCGTGAGATATGCTTGCGGCTTGAAAAATTACATGAAGCAGAACTGAATGTTTTAATAGAGGGTTCGCTTCAGGAACAGCAACAAATCCTTTGGGTAGGCATTTGTCGTAGGCATCGTTTTATTTATGAGTTTGCTTCTGAAATCATTAGAGAAAAGTATCTTCAGATTAATCTCGACCTTCGTCCGGAGGATTACGATGCCTTTTTCAATGCCAAGGCTGAATGGCATGATGAACTGGAGCAGCTTACCGAGTCCACTCGCAACAAGCTTCGTCAGGTAGTCTTTAGAATGCTGCGGGAGGCTGATATATTGACAAAAGCAAACTCCATCAATCCTGTGATCCTGAGTGCGCAGGTTGCTCGTGCTGTCGCCAGTCATTCACCGGATGATCTAAAGATCTTCCCATTATCAGACAGAGACATCAGGGAGTTGTTGCAATGA
- the brxC gene encoding BREX system P-loop protein BrxC: MELRAIFSKPVDRTIEGVIKADDAASLRIEVDEYVLTNEVTKRLEAFLDAYNNYEGANGVWLSGFFGSGKSHLLKMLALLLENRSIDGATVLDMFLRKPELQNNEILRGDLKKAVAIPSKSILFNIDQKADVISKTQIDALLSVFVKVFDEMCGYYGKQGHIAQFERELDSRNIFSAFKQAYKEVSGKEWTTGREQALLESANIAEAYSRAAGEKKEVATGILDKYRSQYKVSIEDFAEQLNAYIERQGADFRLNFFVDEVGQYVADNVKLMTNLQTIAESLATKSRGRAWIIVTAQEDMNSVVGEMTAKQGNDFSKIQARFANRMKLTGANVDEVIQKRLLLKNEAGVEKLSTTYHAACNNFKTLLDFSDGSQTYKNFQGKDHFIHCYPFIPYQFTLFQTAIQALSLHNAFEGKHTSVGERSMLGVFQQVAVQISDHQIGQLATFDLMFEGIRTALKTQIQTSIRVAEQNLNNPYAVKILKSLFLVKYVREFKATIRNLCVLMLENFDQDIADLKMNIEDALNLLEQQSYIQRNGEQYEFLTEDEKDVEQEIKNTEVESSDVADELAKIIFDGIIKNRKIRYDENGQDYSFTRKLDDRLHGREYELAIHIISPFHEHSGNEDILRMQSMGRDELVISMPADDRLVRDLLMYKRTGKYIQQNMSITQKENVKRILTDKGFLNRERYGELQQLAQKLIGKAKLIIMGSDIELSGEEAQTKIVRGFHELIQRTYPNLRMLRGINYSENDIQRCLRQSEDSLFGNDTTVMSESEQEMLAFILGNNRSGVRTTLKSLVEKFERKPYGWYFAAILCTLAKLCARGKIEVRSDSNPLEDADLERALRNTHGHGNVILEPQIDFTASQVRQLKEFFEDFFDTPPTSNEAKALGKETAQKFLDLLHTLTPLVAQKAQYPFLTVLDEPIKTIQEITGKPYTYYLTEFSRQADSFLDLKEKTLDPVRRFMSGPQKGLYDEAKAFIQAQEPNFPYVEGDEAAQIQSILEDPGCYKNNRMQQAKSLVDSLKARIDAQLDSEKNIALHSITTLKERLAAMPEFSSLKTEQQGQLTQPLDRFLQGLTRQTIIAVIRDTRRRCEEDEYQRILGQVNSLSQQDSPAGENTATSGQQPTGVAEPVVEYVTSRSIQVSFEKAWLADETDVDRYLASVREAMLNTIRDGKRIQI, encoded by the coding sequence ATGGAATTGCGTGCCATATTCAGCAAACCGGTAGACAGGACAATTGAAGGTGTCATCAAGGCTGACGATGCAGCCAGTCTCCGCATAGAAGTTGACGAATATGTTTTGACCAACGAGGTCACTAAACGCCTTGAAGCATTCCTCGACGCCTACAACAATTACGAGGGAGCAAATGGTGTCTGGTTGTCCGGTTTCTTCGGATCGGGAAAGTCACACCTGTTAAAAATGCTGGCTCTCTTGCTGGAGAATCGCTCCATAGATGGCGCTACTGTTCTTGACATGTTCCTGCGTAAGCCTGAGCTTCAGAACAATGAAATCCTGCGTGGAGATTTGAAAAAGGCGGTTGCTATACCCTCCAAGAGCATCCTGTTCAACATAGACCAGAAAGCAGATGTTATCAGCAAGACGCAGATTGATGCCCTCCTGTCTGTTTTCGTCAAGGTCTTTGATGAAATGTGTGGGTATTACGGAAAACAGGGACACATTGCTCAGTTTGAACGTGAACTTGACAGTCGGAACATATTTTCAGCATTCAAACAGGCGTATAAGGAGGTCTCCGGTAAGGAATGGACCACCGGGCGGGAACAGGCGCTTCTGGAATCGGCCAATATCGCCGAAGCTTACTCCCGAGCGGCAGGTGAGAAAAAGGAAGTTGCTACCGGAATTCTCGACAAATACCGCAGTCAGTACAAGGTCTCAATTGAAGACTTTGCCGAGCAGCTAAATGCCTATATCGAGAGACAGGGGGCAGATTTTCGCCTGAATTTTTTTGTTGATGAAGTGGGCCAGTACGTTGCCGACAACGTCAAACTGATGACCAACCTTCAGACCATCGCCGAGAGCCTTGCCACAAAGAGCCGTGGCAGAGCCTGGATTATTGTTACCGCCCAGGAAGATATGAACAGCGTTGTGGGCGAGATGACCGCTAAGCAGGGGAATGACTTTTCCAAGATTCAAGCTCGCTTTGCAAACCGGATGAAGCTTACCGGCGCGAACGTGGATGAGGTGATCCAGAAACGTCTGCTTTTGAAAAATGAGGCGGGCGTTGAAAAGCTTTCTACAACTTACCATGCGGCATGCAACAACTTCAAAACGCTGCTGGATTTCAGCGACGGCTCCCAAACTTACAAGAACTTTCAGGGTAAAGACCATTTCATCCACTGCTACCCGTTTATTCCGTATCAATTCACCCTGTTCCAGACCGCGATTCAGGCGCTTTCCCTGCACAATGCCTTTGAAGGTAAGCATACTTCTGTTGGTGAGCGTTCCATGCTGGGAGTTTTCCAGCAGGTTGCCGTCCAGATATCAGATCATCAGATTGGTCAACTAGCCACTTTTGACCTGATGTTCGAAGGGATCAGGACCGCACTCAAGACACAGATTCAAACCTCCATCCGGGTAGCGGAACAGAATCTCAACAACCCCTATGCAGTGAAAATTCTGAAGTCATTGTTTCTGGTAAAATATGTCCGTGAGTTCAAAGCGACCATCCGTAACCTGTGCGTTCTGATGCTGGAAAACTTTGACCAGGACATAGCCGATCTGAAAATGAATATTGAGGATGCTCTGAACCTGTTGGAGCAGCAGAGCTATATCCAGCGTAACGGTGAACAGTACGAATTTCTGACCGAAGATGAAAAGGATGTCGAGCAGGAGATCAAGAACACCGAAGTAGAGTCATCGGATGTTGCCGATGAATTGGCAAAGATCATCTTCGACGGCATCATTAAAAATAGAAAAATCCGCTATGACGAAAATGGCCAGGACTATTCCTTCACCAGAAAACTGGACGACCGGCTCCATGGCCGGGAATATGAGCTGGCAATCCACATTATTTCCCCCTTCCACGAACATTCCGGCAATGAAGATATCCTGCGCATGCAGTCCATGGGGCGTGACGAACTGGTCATCAGCATGCCAGCGGATGACCGGCTGGTTCGAGACCTGCTCATGTACAAACGTACCGGCAAATACATCCAGCAGAACATGTCGATCACCCAAAAGGAAAACGTCAAACGTATCCTTACGGACAAAGGCTTTCTGAACCGTGAACGTTATGGAGAATTGCAGCAGCTTGCCCAAAAGCTGATCGGCAAGGCCAAGCTGATCATCATGGGAAGTGACATCGAATTGTCTGGAGAAGAGGCCCAAACCAAGATTGTCAGGGGATTCCATGAGCTGATCCAGAGAACCTACCCCAACCTGCGGATGCTTCGCGGGATCAATTATAGCGAAAATGATATCCAGCGGTGTCTTCGCCAGTCGGAAGATAGCCTGTTCGGCAATGACACGACCGTTATGTCTGAATCAGAGCAGGAGATGCTGGCCTTTATTCTCGGCAACAACCGTAGCGGTGTCAGGACGACCCTCAAGAGTCTGGTGGAAAAATTTGAGCGTAAGCCCTATGGCTGGTATTTTGCCGCCATTCTCTGCACGTTGGCTAAATTGTGCGCCCGTGGCAAAATAGAAGTACGCTCCGACAGCAACCCGCTGGAAGATGCCGATCTGGAAAGAGCGCTGCGCAATACCCACGGTCATGGGAATGTCATCCTCGAACCACAGATAGATTTTACCGCCTCTCAGGTGCGGCAGTTGAAAGAGTTCTTTGAGGATTTCTTTGATACCCCGCCCACAAGCAATGAGGCCAAGGCGCTTGGCAAAGAGACCGCACAAAAGTTTCTGGATCTCCTTCATACGCTAACCCCGCTGGTTGCCCAGAAGGCTCAATATCCGTTTCTCACGGTCCTTGATGAACCGATCAAAACCATTCAGGAGATAACCGGCAAACCGTACACCTATTATCTCACCGAGTTCAGCCGTCAGGCGGATTCCTTCCTTGATCTCAAGGAGAAAACTCTTGATCCGGTACGGCGATTCATGAGCGGGCCACAAAAGGGTCTTTATGACGAGGCCAAGGCATTTATCCAGGCACAGGAGCCAAACTTTCCTTATGTCGAGGGTGATGAAGCAGCGCAGATACAGAGCATTCTCGAAGATCCAGGCTGCTATAAAAACAACCGGATGCAGCAGGCAAAATCTCTGGTTGATTCACTGAAAGCCCGGATTGATGCACAGCTTGATTCAGAGAAGAATATCGCACTGCATTCCATCACCACGCTCAAAGAGCGCCTGGCGGCAATGCCTGAATTCTCCAGCCTGAAAACGGAACAACAGGGACAATTAACGCAACCATTAGACAGGTTCCTGCAAGGACTCACCCGACAGACAATCATTGCCGTTATCCGTGACACCCGGAGAAGATGCGAGGAAGATGAGTATCAGCGGATTCTGGGCCAGGTAAACTCCCTGTCGCAACAAGACAGTCCAGCAGGAGAGAATACTGCCACGAGCGGACAACAACCAACCGGTGTTGCCGAACCAGTGGTTGAATACGTTACCAGCCGCTCAATTCAGGTTTCGTTCGAAAAAGCCTGGCTGGCCGATGAAACCGATGTCGATCGTTATCTCGCTTCGGTTCGTGAAGCAATGCTCAATACAATCCGCGACGGGAAGAGGATTCAGATATGA